DNA from Oryzisolibacter sp. LB2S:
GCTCATCGAATTTCCAATTCAGGACGCTAGGTGGGGGCGACGGCCAGCCGCTGCAAGCCGTCTGCCGTCAGCCGCAGCACGCCGGCGCGCGGCGGGTGGGCCTGCAGGTCCCAGTCGGTGAGCACATGGCGCGCCAGGCCCGGCGCCAGCACATGGTCGGCGGGCAGGTGGGTGTGGCCGTGGATGAGCGCCTGGGCGCGTGCGGCCCGCAGCCAGGCCACGGCGGCATCGGCGTCCACGTCGGCATAGACGGCGCTGCCCGAGCGCTTGCGTGCCTCGCTCTCGCTGCGCGCGCTGCGGCCCTGGGCGCGGCGCTCGGCGAGCGGGCGCGCCAGCAGCCGGGCCTGCCACTCGGGGTTGCGCGCCACGGCACGAAAGCGCTGGTACTCGACATCGTTCAGGCACAGTGCGTCGCCGTGCGACAGCAGCCAGCGCCGGCCTGCAAAGCTCAGCACCGTGGGGTCGGCGAGCAGGCCCACGCCGGTCTGGCGCGTGAAGGCCGTTCCCACGAGAAAGTCGCGGTT
Protein-coding regions in this window:
- a CDS encoding UDP-2,3-diacylglucosamine diphosphatase — translated: MAHTVPAMTELAAPAGWRTVDFLADLHLEPAQPATLDALRRYLDATPADAVFFLGDLFEVWVGDDAMAEPGSFEGQCCALLAAAAARRALFFMHGNRDFLVGTAFTRQTGVGLLADPTVLSFAGRRWLLSHGDALCLNDVEYQRFRAVARNPEWQARLLARPLAERRAQGRSARSESEARKRSGSAVYADVDADAAVAWLRAARAQALIHGHTHLPADHVLAPGLARHVLTDWDLQAHPPRAGVLRLTADGLQRLAVAPT